From the bacterium genome, one window contains:
- a CDS encoding transposase — KYECVYLRDLENGIQARDWIGAWLRLYNEERPHSSLSNDRTPMEEYQLQKAA; from the coding sequence TCAAGTACGAGTGCGTCTACCTGCGCGATCTGGAGAACGGCATCCAGGCACGCGACTGGATTGGGGCGTGGCTGCGGCTGTACAATGAGGAGAGGCCCCATTCGAGCCTCAGCAACGACAGGACCCCAATGGAGGAGTACCAACTGCAGAAGGCGGCATGA